Proteins from one Deinococcus misasensis DSM 22328 genomic window:
- a CDS encoding FecR family protein: MRLPLWSALVLLCAGMTHAQQVQSIQGQAEVRLSNWQPLAEKSTLQNPIRTLLGRVEITVPQGRFLLGSNSEAQPRNGEVQLLNGQGYVEGQFPFFLGTAHVYIDGRARVDITPTGATISVLEGKARLSVPQKGILYVPEKKAYILNRDTITDFQEDDAWYDNDLVGTGTLQVAALRGTVEVQKSQQWQKLKVKNTLGQDQVVKTSLNSWAEFVFEDGSYFRLNEKSQVRVESIEKLSSGKRRVTLKLEAGTAWNVVQKGKGGYQFRTATLVAGVRGTTFRLDSDDTLKVFEGTVAASQNDQSLPVQANQQFNPATGPETLKLDAKDRFNQRLDALRNQPLTIQLDPLPAGPLRTFAISGTTLPGTDLQYVTEGQTLPLDVDDDGRFSLALELPEGLHTFALVAERNNQNVILNQSVQLEKEKPAVVPPPVTAVQLQPAVPFKVEAEVVPPPPAPDPVELQIELAPFASKVLSKLVLSGQTDPAGTLRYEEGERTLILPLDAEGKFSVPMDLADGEHTFTLRVNRDNSEFALAQTVRIDSTPPEVLLLEARKEGSWLLLDLRVQDSTSVTLQVLGYTLTPDGSTLRIPFMQDTPQVQIVLTDEAGNTIAREVTVQ; this comes from the coding sequence ATGCGACTCCCCCTCTGGTCGGCTCTGGTGCTTTTGTGTGCCGGAATGACCCACGCACAACAGGTTCAAAGCATTCAAGGACAGGCCGAGGTTCGCCTGAGCAACTGGCAACCCCTTGCTGAAAAAAGCACCCTGCAAAATCCGATTCGAACCCTGCTGGGACGGGTTGAAATCACCGTTCCTCAGGGGCGCTTTTTGCTGGGCAGCAACTCTGAAGCCCAACCCCGCAACGGCGAAGTACAATTGCTGAACGGTCAGGGTTACGTGGAAGGGCAATTTCCTTTCTTTCTGGGCACAGCACACGTGTACATCGATGGTCGAGCCAGAGTGGACATCACCCCCACAGGAGCAACCATCAGTGTTCTGGAAGGCAAAGCCCGCCTTTCGGTGCCTCAAAAAGGCATCCTGTACGTCCCAGAGAAAAAAGCCTACATCCTCAACAGAGACACCATCACCGACTTTCAGGAAGACGACGCATGGTATGACAACGACCTGGTGGGCACCGGCACCCTGCAGGTGGCTGCCCTCAGGGGCACTGTCGAAGTGCAGAAAAGCCAGCAGTGGCAGAAACTGAAAGTCAAAAACACCCTCGGGCAGGATCAGGTGGTGAAAACCAGCCTCAACAGTTGGGCAGAATTTGTCTTTGAAGATGGCAGTTACTTCCGCCTGAACGAAAAAAGCCAGGTGCGCGTAGAGTCCATCGAGAAACTGTCCAGTGGGAAACGCAGGGTCACCCTGAAACTGGAAGCCGGAACCGCATGGAACGTGGTTCAGAAAGGCAAAGGGGGCTACCAGTTCCGAACTGCCACTCTGGTGGCCGGGGTGCGGGGCACCACTTTCCGTCTGGATTCCGACGACACCCTCAAGGTCTTTGAAGGCACCGTGGCCGCCAGCCAGAACGACCAGAGCCTTCCTGTTCAGGCCAACCAGCAGTTCAACCCTGCCACAGGTCCAGAAACCCTCAAGCTGGATGCCAAAGACCGCTTCAACCAGAGGTTGGACGCCCTCAGGAACCAACCGCTCACCATCCAGCTTGACCCGCTGCCCGCCGGACCACTGCGCACTTTTGCCATCTCAGGGACCACTTTGCCCGGAACGGACCTGCAGTATGTCACCGAAGGCCAGACCCTCCCTCTGGATGTGGACGACGATGGACGCTTCTCACTGGCCCTTGAGCTTCCAGAAGGGCTGCACACTTTCGCTCTGGTCGCTGAACGCAACAACCAGAACGTGATTCTGAACCAGAGTGTGCAGCTTGAAAAAGAAAAACCTGCCGTGGTCCCTCCACCTGTCACAGCAGTGCAGTTGCAACCTGCAGTGCCCTTCAAAGTCGAGGCGGAAGTGGTGCCTCCTCCGCCTGCTCCTGACCCTGTTGAACTGCAAATTGAACTGGCCCCTTTTGCCAGCAAAGTGCTTTCGAAACTGGTGCTCTCAGGACAGACCGACCCAGCAGGAACCCTGCGCTACGAGGAGGGCGAACGCACCCTGATTCTGCCTCTGGATGCAGAAGGAAAATTCTCTGTCCCCATGGACCTTGCCGATGGTGAACACACCTTCACCCTGAGGGTCAACCGGGACAACAGCGAGTTTGCTCTGGCCCAGACGGTGCGCATCGACAGCACACCACCCGAGGTCCTGCTGCTCGAAGCCCGCAAAGAAGGAAGCTGGCTTTTGCTGGACCTGAGGGTGCAAGACAGCACCTCTGTGACCTTGCAGGTGCTGGGTTACACCCTGACTCCAGATGGAAGCACCCTACGGATCCCTTTCATGCAAGACACCCCTCAGGTGCAAATCGTGCTGACCGATGAAGCAGGCAACACCATTGCCCGTGAAGTGACCGTGCAGTGA
- a CDS encoding ABC transporter substrate-binding protein, translating into MKRFVFSAMLLLGSAFATQYPLTIKDDLGNTVVIKKEPMRIISMLPSNTETLCALGACDRLIGRDDYSNFPKSVEKVQAFGGLYNPNVEGMIAAKPDLVIASKYGKLSERLQQAGIPVIAVNPETYQDIFRKTTLLGKVLNKESQAKALNIKVQAEVKKYEILAKTVKTPKVYFEIDPTPYSIGPNSFMGVILTKAGAQNIIPAELGDFPKISPELVIEKNPQVMLGLSLADAQKRPGWSSIDAVKNKKVIEIPWELNEMLGRPGPRIGEALKGLVKLLHPELAKK; encoded by the coding sequence GTGAAACGTTTTGTTTTCAGTGCCATGTTGCTGCTGGGCAGTGCCTTTGCCACCCAGTATCCCCTCACCATCAAAGACGATCTGGGCAACACCGTGGTCATCAAAAAAGAGCCCATGCGGATCATCAGCATGCTGCCCAGCAACACCGAAACCCTCTGCGCTCTGGGGGCCTGTGACCGCCTGATTGGGCGCGACGATTACAGCAACTTTCCCAAAAGCGTGGAGAAAGTGCAGGCTTTCGGTGGCCTTTACAACCCCAACGTGGAAGGCATGATTGCCGCCAAACCCGATCTGGTGATTGCCAGCAAATACGGCAAGCTTTCCGAGCGCCTCCAGCAAGCCGGAATTCCCGTGATTGCCGTCAACCCTGAGACCTATCAGGACATCTTCAGAAAGACCACCCTGCTCGGGAAGGTGCTGAACAAGGAAAGCCAAGCCAAAGCCCTGAACATCAAGGTGCAGGCCGAAGTCAAAAAGTACGAGATTCTGGCGAAAACCGTCAAAACCCCCAAAGTGTACTTCGAGATTGACCCCACCCCTTACTCCATTGGTCCCAACTCTTTCATGGGTGTGATCCTGACCAAAGCCGGGGCACAAAACATCATTCCTGCGGAACTCGGGGATTTCCCGAAAATCAGCCCGGAACTGGTCATCGAGAAAAACCCTCAGGTGATGCTGGGCCTCAGCCTTGCAGATGCCCAGAAACGTCCCGGTTGGAGCAGCATCGATGCGGTCAAGAACAAAAAAGTCATCGAGATCCCCTGGGAACTCAATGAAATGCTGGGCCGTCCCGGTCCACGCATCGGTGAGGCCCTCAAGGGTCTGGTCAAACTCCTTCACCCCGAGCTGGCCAAGAAGTAA
- the trmH gene encoding tRNA (guanosine(18)-2'-O)-methyltransferase TrmH, whose protein sequence is MKQARLQKIQRVLSLRQPTLTVLLEEVHKPHNLSAILRSCDAVGAMEAHAIVPRGGMPTYNATSGSAEKWVPLHTYREVLPTIEGLQQKGYQVLATHLSERAVDYRDVDYTRPTCILLGAEKWGVSEGAARAADQNIIIPMMGMVQSLNVSVAAATILFEAQRQRQVAGMYKAPQVDPETLKTLTFEWLYPDLAEIYRNKGEPYPDIDEEGMIVQGSHQPSAVSEQID, encoded by the coding sequence TTGAAACAGGCCAGACTGCAAAAAATCCAGAGGGTGCTCTCTTTGCGGCAACCCACCCTGACGGTGCTTCTTGAAGAAGTGCACAAACCCCACAACCTTTCGGCCATCCTGCGTTCCTGCGATGCCGTGGGGGCCATGGAAGCCCATGCCATTGTGCCCAGAGGGGGCATGCCCACCTACAACGCCACCTCTGGCAGTGCCGAGAAATGGGTGCCCCTGCACACTTACCGCGAAGTGTTGCCCACCATCGAGGGGTTGCAGCAAAAAGGCTATCAGGTGCTGGCCACCCACCTTTCAGAACGGGCTGTGGACTACCGGGATGTGGATTACACCCGTCCCACCTGCATTTTGCTCGGGGCAGAGAAGTGGGGCGTGTCCGAAGGGGCCGCCAGAGCCGCTGACCAGAACATCATCATCCCTATGATGGGCATGGTCCAGAGCCTCAACGTTTCTGTGGCCGCTGCCACCATCCTGTTTGAAGCCCAGAGGCAACGTCAGGTGGCCGGGATGTACAAAGCCCCTCAGGTGGACCCAGAAACCCTCAAAACGCTCACCTTCGAGTGGCTGTACCCGGACCTCGCGGAAATTTACCGCAACAAAGGCGAGCCTTACCCTGACATCGATGAAGAGGGCATGATTGTGCAGGGCAGCCATCAGCCATCAGCCGTCAGCGAACAGATCGACTGA
- a CDS encoding FecCD family ABC transporter permease, with translation MQRSLPLKRRVYPTLTFTVGALVLCVVLAVSLGSINIPVLTTLSALFKGITGQARDGLEVIVWDVRFPRVLMGMLVGGCLAMSGATYQGLFRNPLADPYLMGVASGASLGATIGLVMGVPNAWLPALALGSSLLSVALILTLSAQGKVLKTTNLILTGVVVGSLSTAISTYLMLNHKDDVRQVFFWTLGNLAFASWQNIQTMLPYLLLGGLFLQSLARPLNTLQLGEPTAYSLGVPVDRLKWLLIVASSLVTAVAVSYVGIIGFVGLIAPHIMRRLVGSHYPVLIPMSALLGGVLLVVADLLARTLIRPSELPVGIVMTVVGGIFFLYLLRKNA, from the coding sequence ATGCAACGCTCCCTGCCCCTCAAACGGCGCGTGTATCCCACCCTGACGTTCACGGTGGGCGCACTGGTGCTGTGTGTGGTGCTGGCGGTCAGTCTGGGCAGCATCAACATTCCGGTCCTCACCACCCTGAGTGCCCTCTTCAAAGGGATCACCGGGCAGGCCAGAGACGGTCTGGAAGTGATCGTGTGGGATGTGCGTTTCCCGAGGGTCCTGATGGGGATGCTGGTCGGTGGGTGCCTCGCCATGAGTGGGGCCACCTATCAGGGGCTGTTCCGCAACCCTCTGGCCGATCCTTACCTGATGGGGGTGGCTTCTGGCGCTTCGCTGGGGGCCACCATCGGTCTGGTGATGGGTGTGCCGAATGCATGGTTGCCTGCGCTGGCTCTGGGGTCTTCCCTCCTGAGTGTGGCCCTGATCCTGACTTTGTCTGCGCAGGGCAAGGTACTGAAAACCACCAACCTGATCCTGACCGGCGTGGTGGTGGGAAGCCTCAGCACGGCCATCAGCACCTACCTGATGCTGAACCACAAAGACGATGTGCGGCAGGTGTTCTTCTGGACGCTGGGCAATCTGGCTTTCGCAAGCTGGCAAAACATCCAGACGATGCTCCCTTACCTGTTGCTGGGTGGCCTGTTCTTGCAAAGTCTGGCCCGCCCCTTGAACACCTTGCAACTGGGTGAACCCACTGCTTACAGTCTCGGGGTTCCGGTGGACCGCCTGAAGTGGTTGTTGATCGTTGCCAGCAGTCTGGTGACCGCGGTGGCCGTCAGTTACGTGGGCATCATCGGGTTTGTGGGCCTGATTGCGCCCCACATCATGCGGAGGTTGGTGGGATCCCACTATCCGGTTTTGATTCCCATGAGCGCCCTGTTGGGAGGGGTTTTGCTGGTGGTGGCAGACCTGCTGGCCCGCACCCTGATCCGGCCTTCCGAACTGCCGGTGGGCATCGTGATGACCGTGGTGGGAGGCATTTTCTTCCTGTACCTTTTGAGGAAAAATGCATGA
- the mutY gene encoding A/G-specific adenine glycosylase has translation MQEQLLSWYHQNARDLPWRRTRDPYKIWVSEVILQQTQVVTGTVYYERFVERFPTVQDLAKAPLEEVLQAWEGCGYYARARNLHAAAKQVADLPFPETYEGLLALKGVGPYTAAAVSSIAFNFPKAVVDGNVRRVLARWFAVEQPSDGWLQDKADELLFQKDASSWNQAVMELGATVCTPKAPKCPACPVRDFCQAYASGQPTAFPAPKVRAEIKEVQAVAVLIGNPQALFIEKRPEKGLLGGLSGPPLEQVQKGEEAEDALKRLLDRLNARGAKFLGTVEHTMTHRHFVVQVHQAEADVALASTTAAMSKLDRKILAQLQEKQGMLFL, from the coding sequence GTGCAAGAGCAGCTTCTTTCCTGGTACCACCAGAACGCCCGGGACCTCCCCTGGAGGCGCACCCGCGATCCTTACAAAATCTGGGTCTCGGAGGTGATCCTCCAGCAAACGCAGGTGGTCACCGGGACGGTCTATTACGAACGCTTTGTTGAACGTTTCCCCACCGTGCAAGATCTGGCAAAAGCCCCTCTGGAAGAGGTGCTGCAAGCATGGGAAGGCTGTGGATACTACGCCAGAGCCCGCAACCTCCATGCGGCTGCAAAGCAAGTGGCAGACTTGCCCTTTCCAGAGACCTACGAAGGTTTGCTGGCTTTAAAAGGGGTGGGGCCTTACACCGCTGCCGCAGTCAGCAGCATCGCCTTCAACTTTCCCAAAGCCGTGGTGGATGGGAACGTCCGCAGGGTGCTGGCCCGCTGGTTTGCCGTTGAGCAGCCTTCCGATGGGTGGCTTCAAGACAAAGCCGATGAACTGCTGTTCCAAAAAGACGCCAGCAGTTGGAATCAGGCGGTGATGGAACTCGGGGCCACGGTGTGCACCCCCAAAGCCCCCAAATGCCCTGCCTGTCCGGTTCGGGATTTCTGTCAGGCGTATGCTTCCGGGCAGCCCACTGCTTTCCCTGCGCCCAAAGTGCGTGCAGAAATCAAAGAAGTGCAGGCTGTGGCGGTTCTGATTGGAAATCCACAAGCCCTGTTCATCGAAAAACGGCCAGAGAAAGGCCTGCTGGGAGGGCTCAGTGGACCGCCTCTGGAACAGGTCCAAAAAGGGGAAGAAGCCGAAGATGCCCTGAAGCGCCTTCTGGACCGACTGAATGCCAGAGGTGCCAAATTTCTTGGAACGGTGGAGCACACCATGACCCACCGCCATTTTGTGGTTCAGGTTCATCAGGCAGAGGCGGATGTGGCTCTGGCTTCCACCACCGCAGCCATGTCCAAACTGGACCGCAAAATTCTGGCCCAGTTGCAGGAAAAACAGGGGATGCTTTTCCTTTGA
- a CDS encoding DUF2270 domain-containing protein, translating to MTVLSDKKTDSSYSSNSANALIHLYRAEVGRMTAYRQRLDMTTNWAVVTSAGIASFAFSNEVTHAVFLFAMFMNYFFLHLESRRFRQYEIAHHRVRIMERFFYPAMLGDPVDGSWHQVLLGELAKPMSPMRRIDAMGWRLRRNYLWLYAGILIVWITKVDTGRLKGEKYAFSEYLELYHVGNIHGWIIVLMVVLFYLVLINMAVYASKYYPLESD from the coding sequence GTGACGGTGCTCAGCGACAAGAAAACCGACAGCAGTTACAGCAGCAACTCTGCCAACGCACTGATCCACCTGTACCGAGCCGAGGTGGGCCGCATGACCGCCTACCGACAGCGCCTCGACATGACCACCAACTGGGCGGTGGTGACCAGTGCAGGTATTGCTTCGTTTGCTTTTTCCAACGAAGTGACCCACGCGGTGTTTCTGTTCGCCATGTTCATGAATTACTTTTTTCTGCACCTCGAATCCAGACGGTTCAGGCAATACGAAATTGCCCACCACCGGGTGCGCATCATGGAGCGCTTCTTTTATCCGGCCATGCTGGGAGATCCGGTAGACGGCAGCTGGCATCAGGTGTTGCTCGGTGAACTGGCCAAACCCATGAGCCCGATGCGCCGCATTGACGCCATGGGCTGGAGGTTGCGCCGAAATTACCTCTGGCTGTATGCAGGCATCCTGATCGTGTGGATCACCAAAGTGGACACCGGACGCCTCAAAGGCGAAAAGTACGCTTTCAGTGAGTACCTGGAGCTGTACCACGTCGGCAACATCCATGGCTGGATCATTGTGTTGATGGTGGTCCTGTTCTATCTGGTCCTGATCAACATGGCCGTGTACGCCAGCAAATACTACCCTCTGGAATCCGACTGA
- a CDS encoding ABC transporter ATP-binding protein yields the protein MKMPDAFEVQSLSVQIGNKTILQEVQAVFPAGQLCAILGANGAGKSTLLKALLGWLKPTRGEVNLLGKPLSQYPRRERAQTLAYLDQTQTLPEDLLVSQLISLGRPQTERWLWGMLPNPIGGTTQQDQEAVEWAMHRTDTFRFKDRMVGELSGGEKQRVLLARALAARPQVLLLDEPTNHMDIAYQADLIRLLKREVSKGLTVILVLHDLNLASLADHVTLMQAGKVIQQGLPTETLTPETLQSTYGVKVDVLNHQGRQVVVLRE from the coding sequence ATGAAGATGCCAGACGCTTTTGAAGTCCAGAGCCTTTCTGTCCAGATCGGCAACAAAACCATCTTGCAGGAGGTGCAGGCGGTTTTTCCTGCGGGTCAGTTGTGCGCCATTCTGGGGGCCAACGGGGCAGGCAAAAGCACCTTGCTGAAAGCCCTCCTCGGCTGGCTCAAACCCACCAGAGGAGAAGTGAACCTGCTCGGGAAACCGCTCTCCCAGTACCCCAGAAGGGAAAGGGCGCAAACGCTGGCTTATCTGGACCAGACCCAGACCCTCCCGGAGGATTTGCTGGTGTCGCAACTGATCAGCCTTGGACGGCCCCAGACCGAACGCTGGCTGTGGGGCATGCTGCCCAACCCCATCGGCGGAACCACCCAGCAGGATCAGGAAGCCGTCGAGTGGGCGATGCACCGCACCGACACCTTCAGGTTCAAAGACCGCATGGTTGGGGAACTCTCTGGCGGAGAAAAACAGCGTGTGTTGCTGGCCCGTGCCCTTGCTGCCCGTCCTCAGGTGCTCCTGCTGGACGAGCCCACCAACCACATGGACATCGCCTATCAGGCAGACCTGATCCGCTTGCTCAAACGGGAAGTGTCCAAAGGGCTCACGGTCATTCTGGTGCTGCACGACCTGAATCTGGCTTCTCTGGCCGACCACGTCACCCTGATGCAAGCCGGGAAAGTCATCCAGCAGGGTCTGCCCACTGAAACCCTCACCCCTGAAACGCTCCAGAGCACCTACGGGGTCAAGGTGGATGTCCTGAACCATCAGGGCAGACAGGTGGTGGTCCTGCGTGAATAG
- a CDS encoding NAD(P)H-dependent oxidoreductase subunit E: MNSPLPKPKFFKTNGHLMLCQNNSCRQKGSDVLHLALTRALEQHHLMYYKSGGSIRYTVSGCLGACSHGPVLACYRKTEQGMEEGWYHAMTLPLALKVAQAVQEGAALPTDHRFDQ, translated from the coding sequence GTGAATAGTCCCCTTCCAAAGCCCAAATTCTTCAAGACCAACGGTCACCTGATGCTGTGCCAGAACAACAGTTGCCGCCAGAAAGGATCGGATGTGCTCCATCTGGCCCTGACCCGCGCACTGGAGCAGCATCACCTGATGTACTACAAGTCTGGAGGGAGCATCCGTTACACCGTCAGTGGGTGTCTGGGGGCTTGCAGCCATGGTCCTGTGCTGGCCTGCTACCGCAAAACCGAACAGGGCATGGAAGAAGGCTGGTACCACGCCATGACCTTGCCTCTGGCCCTGAAAGTGGCTCAAGCGGTGCAGGAAGGTGCCGCTTTGCCCACCGACCACAGATTTGACCAGTGA
- a CDS encoding CAP domain-containing protein, which produces MKRTALTLLLALSSIGFALQINVSYQTIGASRAPAVVQFALQADQALPEGSRFTWDFGDGTSSTDTSPRHTYYKPGSYKASVKIEIPGKKASRMELNVKIDGEQEKAGFVVLFALDNTAELVNASRIYKPNPVAKWVVNGNAVQGERIFLKSSGKNSKEKVQFSIEGSKGRYSVSSEFKLGNYTSSSAFEAAVLVLTNDLRVKGWNCDTQDFTGTPKSLLRKNASLDRAALAQSVGMAANQYFDHKSPRDNSQPMDRAIAAGFNAQAVGENIARGQKTPEEVVDAWAHSHGHCVNIMGDFAELGVAYVNSGDKTFKHYWTQVFGTPFEGE; this is translated from the coding sequence ATGAAACGGACTGCCCTGACCCTGCTTCTGGCCCTGAGTTCCATCGGCTTTGCCCTGCAAATCAATGTTTCTTACCAGACCATCGGGGCCAGCCGTGCTCCAGCGGTGGTTCAGTTTGCCCTGCAAGCGGATCAAGCCCTCCCAGAGGGAAGCCGTTTCACCTGGGATTTTGGAGATGGAACCTCCAGCACAGACACCAGCCCCAGACACACCTACTACAAACCCGGCAGCTACAAAGCCAGCGTCAAAATTGAGATTCCGGGCAAGAAAGCCAGTCGCATGGAGTTGAACGTCAAAATCGATGGGGAACAGGAAAAAGCGGGATTTGTGGTGCTGTTTGCCCTCGACAACACCGCAGAACTGGTGAATGCCAGCCGCATTTACAAACCCAACCCTGTGGCCAAATGGGTGGTCAATGGCAATGCGGTGCAGGGAGAGCGCATCTTCCTGAAATCCAGTGGCAAAAACAGCAAAGAGAAAGTCCAGTTCAGCATTGAAGGCAGCAAAGGCCGGTACAGCGTGTCCAGTGAATTCAAGCTCGGGAATTACACCAGCAGTTCGGCGTTTGAGGCTGCTGTGCTGGTCCTCACCAACGACCTGAGGGTCAAAGGCTGGAACTGCGACACACAGGATTTTACGGGCACCCCCAAATCCTTGCTGCGCAAGAATGCCTCTCTGGACCGGGCTGCTCTGGCCCAGTCGGTGGGCATGGCGGCCAACCAGTACTTTGACCACAAATCCCCCAGAGACAACTCGCAGCCCATGGACCGTGCCATTGCGGCAGGCTTCAACGCACAGGCGGTTGGAGAAAACATCGCCAGAGGCCAGAAAACCCCGGAAGAGGTGGTGGATGCATGGGCCCACAGCCACGGGCACTGCGTCAACATCATGGGGGATTTTGCAGAACTCGGGGTGGCCTACGTGAACTCTGGAGACAAAACCTTCAAGCACTACTGGACGCAGGTCTTTGGAACCCCGTTTGAAGGTGAGTGA
- a CDS encoding isoprenyl transferase, producing the protein MNFKKAFHFLEDLQKPLYWWYERRVLKAVKAHGKMPRHLGIILDGNRRFARSLNKEIKAGHEIGAHKAYEVLEWCLALGIPHVTLWVFSSDNKSRDPKEVTDLLELFTREAAKMVHDPRIHANKVRIKLIGQIDEFPEQTREALKQLEDATKDYQGLLLHIAIGYGGREEIVGAVKRLMADKVKEGKTLAELAESLDVSHIGNYLETAGAPDPDFIIRTSGEIRLSGFLLWQSAYSEYYFCDAYWPSFRRVDFLRAIRSFQDRERRFGK; encoded by the coding sequence GTGAACTTTAAAAAAGCCTTCCATTTCCTTGAAGACCTCCAGAAACCCCTGTACTGGTGGTACGAAAGGCGCGTTCTGAAAGCGGTGAAGGCCCACGGAAAAATGCCCCGTCACCTTGGCATCATTCTGGACGGCAACCGCCGGTTTGCCCGCAGCCTGAACAAGGAAATCAAAGCCGGACACGAAATCGGGGCGCACAAAGCCTACGAAGTGCTGGAATGGTGCCTTGCTTTGGGCATCCCCCACGTGACCCTGTGGGTGTTCTCCTCGGACAACAAAAGCCGGGATCCCAAAGAAGTCACCGATCTGCTGGAGCTTTTCACCCGTGAAGCGGCCAAGATGGTGCATGACCCACGCATCCACGCCAACAAGGTCAGGATCAAACTGATCGGCCAGATCGATGAATTCCCCGAGCAGACCCGTGAAGCCCTCAAGCAACTGGAGGACGCCACCAAAGACTATCAGGGATTGCTCTTGCACATCGCCATTGGTTACGGTGGCCGCGAGGAAATCGTGGGTGCCGTCAAACGCCTGATGGCCGACAAAGTCAAAGAAGGCAAAACCCTTGCAGAACTTGCGGAATCTCTGGACGTGAGCCACATCGGCAATTATCTGGAAACCGCAGGGGCACCCGATCCCGACTTCATCATCCGCACCTCTGGAGAGATCCGCCTGTCCGGGTTTTTGCTCTGGCAGAGCGCATACAGCGAGTATTACTTCTGTGATGCCTACTGGCCTTCTTTCCGCAGGGTGGACTTTCTGCGGGCCATCCGCAGTTTTCAGGACCGGGAACGCCGTTTCGGCAAGTGA